Proteins from one Hyperolius riggenbachi isolate aHypRig1 chromosome 4, aHypRig1.pri, whole genome shotgun sequence genomic window:
- the POLR2D gene encoding DNA-directed RNA polymerase II subunit RPB4, translating into MAAGGSEPRSADVEEDASQLLFPKEFESAETLLNSEVHMLLEHRKQQNESAEEEQELSEVFMKTLNYTARFSRFKNRETIASVRSLLLQKKLHRFELACLANLCPETADEAKALIPSLEGRFEEEELQQILDDIQTKRSFQY; encoded by the exons ATGGCTGCGGGTGGATCGGAACCACGTTctgctgatgtggaggaggacgcCTCTCAGCTTCTCTTCCCCAAAG AGTTTGAGAGTGCAGAAACACTTCTGAATTCTGAAGTACACATGTTGTTGGAGCACAGAAAGCAGCAGAATGAGAGCGCAGAGGAGGAGCAAGAATTGTCTGAAGTATTTATGAAAACCCTCAACTACACAGCTAGGTTCAGTCGATTCAAGAACAGGGAAACTATTGCCAGTGTCCGAAG CTTGCTGTTACAGAAGAAGCTACACAGGTTTGAGTTGGCCTGCTTAGCCAATCTGTGTCCAGAAACGGCAGATGAGGCCAAAGCACTGATTCCCAG TCTGGAAGGTCGTTTTGAGGAAGAGGAGTTACAGCAAATCTTGGATGACATCCAGACAAAGAGAAGCTTTCAGTACTGA